The DNA region CACAAACAGCTCACCTCCCAAACCAAGAAGAAGCAGTGGGTGAGTTCAGGCTGCAGAGCTTTGATCTTCCACATCTTTGGTGTTTCTGATTGACACCTTCCGCGGGGGTAACCACGAGGTGGAAGCGTCCTGATGTCGGGTTGGTGCCGCTGTGTTGCAGTGTTATAACTGTGAGGAGGAGGCCATGTACCACTGCTGCTGGAACACCTCCTACTGCTCCATCAAGTGTCAGCAGGAACACTGGCACGCCGACCACAAACGCACCTGCCGCAGGAAGAGATGAGCCGGCCCCGCCCCCCTCAGCCACAGCTCGCCCTTGGCTCCGCCCTCAGTCAGTgtcaacatcaacacacacttcctgcttcttAATACACCTACTTAAAATTTTGGAcccatttttttaatttcttttcgtAACGTAGGCGAGGTTTTGATTCTGCGTTCATCTCTGACGATGATTTGTGGTCTTTGTTTTCTTCGTtgagaaaatgttttaatcGCGGACGAATGTCCAGACTCGTTCGATAACCCGGAAATTTGCTTAGAAACCTGGAAGCACCTTTGAAACTTCTACCTGAAAGGGTCACAGGGTCACGAGGTCGGCCTTAAGAGACGCCGGCAAACGAAACCTTCCCCAACGTGAACATCGTTGTGGCTGTAGTGGACGCTACTCTGCACACGCGTGGGGGCTTTTTTAAACGACTGTAAACTTTGGTGGGAAGTTCATGTTCTCCACCCCTGAGGGTCATCATCCAttcaccccaaaaatgaaaattcAGTCACTTTAATCTAGTTTTAGGAATCGATGAACCCTTTGAAGGGTCAGAATGGACCATCTTTGAGGACTTCAGTGCAATATTAGGACAGCTGAggtgcaccccccccacccccccaccggtGAAACGTCCCTCTCACCTTTTAAACTGAAGGTTTCAGCGtctcctgacttcctgtctgagattACAACATCCACTCGGAACCATTTTGGGTGGCGGATGAATCCCCATTTGTTCAGCAGAACATGAACTAAGTGACTGTTCTGAacagtgatttttattttggtttggtCAGtcctgttgcctagcaacctgTAACTTTTAAAAGTTCACCTATCTTAGCTTCCTCAATTTGAGGATTGAAATTTTTAAATTGATACACATGTGCAGTTAGGTCTGTACATCTCTCgtttgggtcatgtgacccctcCAGGCTTCCGTAGGtggtccacctgctgcagctctttggTTCTGAATCTGACGAGAAGCTAATGACTGAATTTACATTTCTGGATCTTTATAAAGTGTCTTATGAATCGTACATGTACAGCAGTGTTTCGGTTGCATCTCCAAAGTTCTGTGATCTGACTTTGGTTTTTGCTGACTTCATTTTCCGCCGCTTGTATTATTGCTAAAACCGTCCCGAAGCTCCTGGAGGCGGCGCCCTCGCTTCCCTCGCTCCTCTTTACTCTCCACGGTTTTTTCCAGACTTTGTTGTCATTGTGACGTTTGGAGACTTTTTTCAGCCTCCAGCTGTGCGACGTTGATGAATCTCTGCTCTGTTGGTGGTCGGTGCCCTTTTTCTTTCTCACCTTCGCGAAGCTTCGTGCATGCTGGGagtttcttcatcttcatccggAGCCTGGCTGGTGGGGACGGATGGACCAACTGTGTCGGGGCTTCGCCTCTCAGCTTCTTAAACAGTCTTTTACACTAAATTAATCATCTCTGTGGATTTTATCCTAAAATACTGAGACTTCATGGTATTGACCAAATGGGATGGATTTAGGAaacagtttgtttttattattgacGTGTGTTTAGCTCCTGGATTAATCTGAGACATCTCAGAACAAGAAGTGGTTACACGAAGAGCGCTTCCTTCCTGACCCTCTAGTCACACCAGGGCCCCTCCCGTTGCCCAGCAACCGcggcagccacagacagcaggtgTAGATGTTGTTTTTTGATATTATTTTTAAGATCTGGCTTTCTAAAGTTGTGAATGTCATTGGGCGATGTTGACCATGCATGTTTCAGTCCAGTGTTTTCATTTGTACCGGGACTCGTGCAGCCGTCCGCTTTCATTATCGTTGAGCGTGCAGTGAATTCTGGGTAATGACCGCTTCGCCGAAGTGGCAGCGGTGTGTTCAGGTGTCGTCACTTTTGTTTTCACGCCTCTGTAGGTAAATGCAGCGCTGCATCTGTGTTAGACTTCTCATGTTTTTAGATCCGATGTGTGAAAGCAGAAGTTTGGTCCCAGCTCTCCAGTTAAACCGCGCCCCCCCTCCTTTTACTCATCATTGCACTACGTGTAaataaccccccctccctccgtggACTCTGTAAATAAACTCTGCTTTTATATCATCAGCCTCTGTTGCCACGGCGATCAGTTTGTGTTTTGAAGTCATCGTTGGGAAGCTGGTTTCTGCCAAAGTGATGAAAGAGAAAATAGTGCGTGATGAGCAGAGATTGTGAGCAGTTCTGGAGCCAGAAACCCTGGGGGGTCACCTGTGGACCCGCGGAGCCAGAGACGTTTCGCTGTTGTGCCTTTAATGATCGACACGTGACTAAAACCCGACAGACCTAATCGCAGGATGTGGGACGGGTTTTGTAGCAGAAGGGTGGCCCAGACTTCTGACCAGCAGGTCACTGTGGAGCTCaatgatctgatctgatccGATTTGGAAGTTTTTATTCCAAACTTCAGAGTTTTAAGTGGCTGAGACTCAGTTTCGCGTCACCTTGGTAGAAACGAGCTTCTGCCGATGGAAACCAACAGCGATCTCATCGCAGAACCATTTTTATATTCGTCCATCCAGCCGTGATGATTTTGGTGTGAAAGTTTCTGGAAATGTTTCCATCATTCCAGTTTGTGTCCTCGGATTTTTAGCTGCATGAGTAAAAGGTGTGTTTATCCACGGCTGTTCTTAGATCTTTCTCTCCAGTTGCACTTCAGAGTAACGCAACAGGACGACTTTCCTGATCTTCTGCTGACTCTTTTCCAAGTTTGAGGAAAGTTCTCTGCATTAATGGAACTCTTCGGTCCTCCACACAGCACTACATCACGTCCTGCGCGTGCTTACAGAGTATTTCTGTGTGAaactcttcacctcctctcatCTTCTGTCCATATGTAAACTATTAATTGTGGTTTAACATTTTTATATGCTCTTGTCATTTTTGATGCTTTAGCTAGCaatatgtatataaatatattctaTGTGCTAACATGgaggaaataaatgtatcaATAAGCTCacctgtttgtgtctcttgaATTCAAATTCAGAATAGTTAAGAAATGTAATAAGCTGTTCTGGTTTCCAACGTTAAGTTgaagttctcttttttttaattcatcaaGATGAGATTTTTGGTGTGCCCAGAAttcttttaaacattaaatggaCACGAATCGACAAAAATATGGGACATCTGAGGAATGTCTCAGTTTCCAGTTGTGAGGAATGTGACGCAACTTTTTCACCTGCTCCACTCGGATGCGGCAAGTGTTTTTCCCTGAagcagtaatctgattactctGGATGATGACAGAATAGAACTGTTACAGTTCTAGAGACTGACAGCTGTAATCAGGACGCTGGTTCTGGAAAATCCCAGATGGCAATCCTTAAACTGAGGTAAGGCTATTTATACTTCCGTAGTTTTGTGAAGGGGCACCGTTTGCTCGATCCTGTTCAGTGTTGTCCAGATTAAAAAGTTGATATTTATTTGATCGCCTATAAATGGGAAGAGTGGGGGaaatgtccagcagggggagacacGTCGTTTTATCTGGCATGTAAAATGTTACTcaacaaaaataaaggaaaaatatcTTTTCGTCCAATTTTAAAAGACGTCTGATTCacttgaatgtttttttttttttacatttaaatcaagTCGACTTTTGCACGTAACCTTTCGTTGGGTTTGTTGACGTTTTTCAGGTGTTTGAGAGTTTTAGACTACCGGTAATTTCCAAATTAACGCCGGCTTATGTGCAGGAATATCGCGGTAGTTGATTTTATTTCCATCACATCCGATTTCTGGTTAACTGATGCAATTAAACCGACATCCGTCTCGTCCCGAGTTTTTAAAAATTTCTGCTGAACGTGTTGACAAATAGTTTTGGCAGGGTTGTTAAAATATCTGTTTATTGATAGACAGTATAAAATCAAGGATTTTCAAACTaggagaaacatttttctgATAAATGCTGAAGTGTCGATCTTTTTTTCAGGCGGGCCTTAAtggtacttcctgtttcctgttgtaACGTCACGGTCCGAGGCCCGATTGTCCGTGTGGAAACTTCGGAGCTTTTCTGACGTTCCGGATAAAGATTCTCGGGTGACGCTTCTGAGATGGAGACTTTCAGGTACAAATTCAATCTTTATTCCTTTGTTCTGAAAATGATTTCTGATCCAACTGGTGGTGGTTGTAATTTGCTCTCAAACCACCAGAGATCAGCAAATTGTAGCTGGGACACCCCGTAATTTTAAATTTAGTTAAGGTAAACTGTTGGCAACAAACGACAAAATTAGCAATTAATTTAAATCCTATTTTCAGTTTTATACATCAGAACTGAACCCTTTTTAAATAAGTACTGGCTGCATTAACCATGTAATTTGTGTATTTTAGTGTTAAACTGAAACTAGTGGTTTCCACTCGAGAAACACGCTCTGTACGAGATAAAAGGTACTTttgataaaacatgtttttcattaCACTAGTTTAGCTGTTATGGTTCAGAACttgtgcagtaaaaaaaaaagtttttgacCATCACGCAGGACATCATCTGTTCTAAATCCTTTAATCGTCTCATATATTCCATCATCAAACATTTCTATTTTCAGAAAACACTTGAGCGTGTTCTCCTCCAGATATACTTTTGTAAAGTTTTTATATCAACAAATATTCAAGAGCACACATTCCTGAACATCTTGTAATATACTTTTAAAggagaaacaaaataaattaagtcagtttatttttgtacataCTTACATGATATGAATTTGTCACTGTGCTTCATTGAAGCATGTTTGTACGtaaaaataaaaggctgcagATGTTAGTTTAGCACACGGATTTCCTGCTGAGATGGACGCGTCCCGagttaaaaatgttaaatgtgtcGTACCTCAAAGAAAATCTGAAGGGTCGCTGTGATCACAACCGCACCGTTCTGACATCATACAATTTCTTTCTAAGAAAAGAGCCTAAAATACAAATCGAAGCCAAAACAAGATACTTCACTGGAGAATACAAAATGAGCCACACCGCTGACGCTTCCACCATGCTAAGCTAACGATTGTCCTCTGTTGCTGCACAAGTGCCACTTTAGGTAAACATTCAATAGAAATATTGGTGAAGCTTTCGTCTCAGGCTACGTGTCAACTGCTGCCACCAGGAAATGACCTCACAGGGAGAAAAAgctctgcacttcctgtcccactgatccacctctttttatttcttttccagcCCCAGGAGCGCCGTCCTTCAGGTCACATGTTGTAGGCCACATAGATGGGATCCAGCTGGTCAGCTAGGAATCCGTCCCTCAAATGCATGCGCTGCTTCTCACCACGGGAGTTGATGGGGATGACGCCGATGTCGACCACAACCACCACACCTACGATCAGGTAGTGTTCCTCCAGAACCACGTTAgtgaccagggggaccaggTCCAGGGCCTCCTGTTCTGAGCCgtccagctccaccaccaccaccagcaggttGGTCCAGGTGAACACAGCActagaggaaagagaagaaacattACTTCCTGTCAGCACCTCACAGGTTTGTGGGAGAAGAGGAATggatgacaggaagagagaggagaaaggagagtagacagggacaggacagaggagaggaagagagacgaTCGGAGATAAGAGGGGAGCAACAGAATGAGGGGATGGACAGACATTGGACAATGAAGATGTAAGataaggggagggagggagcggaacaggccactagagggagagTTGAGTTGAGTGGAATGAGTTAAGGAtggtggtggttagcactgttgcctcacagcaagaaggccctgggttcgatccccggttgggactgggagaggggagagggataGAGAAtggagcagcacagaggaggggaaaggaaagaGATGTGAACACAGTGATGAAAGAGGAGTAGATAGatggggagaggaagagagataaagggaggagagagacagacattGGACAATGAAGACAtaagaggagggagacagaggaaaggGACACTAGAGGTTGAGTGGAATGAGTTAAGGATGGTGgtggcacggtggtgtggtggttagcactgttgcctcgcAGCAAGAAGCCCCCAGGTGGGACTGTGAGAGGGATAGAGGaggggacagaaagaggagatgaaaggaaagagatgtgtggagggacagagaggagtgaAGACAGTGATGAAAGAGGAGTagatggaggggaggagacggACAGTGTGTCAGCAGGTGTCCAAGTGTCTCACCACTCCGTGATGCTTTTGTGCGTCCTGATGACGGAGGTCTCGATGTCGATGGGATGGTATCGCATCCCTCTCAGCTCCATGGCTTCCTCCAGGGCCCCGACCACGTACAGAGCGTCATGTCGTTCTGCACACAGTCAACAGACGTCTGAGGCACTgctgcagccagccaccagggggacaTCCTGGACTCAACGCTAAGATGCAGCAGGTCGCTGTGTTACGccttcctctgtcctcacctccacTGGCGTCCGTCAGCTCGGTCCTGCGGAGGAAGCCCAGGTATCCGGTCCGAGCCCAGACAGTCTGCGTGTCTCCGAAGCTGAGCCTGGAGCAGAAGTGGTCCGACTGTAGCGCCTCATCGCCGTAAACGGTGAAGTAGCCGCTGGCGTTGTGGCCACTGTGGACCCAGATCTACAAACACATGCGCGCACGTACTTAAGGCTGTTTGCTTCTGAATAAACTTCAACAGGATAAACATGGAGATTTCGTGTCAGTTCTTTTCCTGAAAATGTAGCTCCAGCAACAACAGGAAGCTATTTTTGCTGCTTGGTGTCAACATTTACTGTCAGCAGCAGTTTAATAACCAGGTGCGTGTttgtctccccctggtggtgagaACTGGTAACACCAACAGGTGAGTTTAACCTACGGAGCAACAATTCCCCACCagttcagccaatcagattcgAGTAGAAAAGTGACGCCTACCTCCCCCAGATGTGACTCTCCCATCGGTCCTTTGGTCTCTGGGTTGGCGATAATGATTCGAACACCCGGCAGGATCTGAGCAAAAAcccaagacaaaaacaacattgcTTTTCCTTCCGTACTTTAGCTGTAGGGAAACAGAACACTTTGAGGGGTGTCACCTTCCCCGACTCCATCAGCGGCAGACTGTGTGGCGACCCCCGCTCCACCAGTCTGACCCTGCGCAACAAAAACACGATCGATCATCAGCAGGTCGGCGCCACGTTGCCAGGTGAACACGTGGGTTGTTGACTCACCTGTCATGTCGCAGCGCTCTCATGTCCACGTACACGGTGGTGGGGTCGGGTCCCGAGGTGCCCTGAGAAACACGCCAACGTTTACTGGCAGTGTAAcgagagctgctgtgtgtgtgtgtgtgtgtgtaagcaggTTCTCCACACAACGAATCCCACAAGATTTTTTAGTGAGCAGCAGGTAGAAGAGGCGGAGTCACAGTAAACCCGACACACCTGAGTGTTGTAACGTATCAGACTGATGTGATTAACATgcaaaacagaggaaagaggaggggaaggagcgCTGATCCCGAAGGAAAAAGGAGGACGTTGCAGTAAAAGAGAAACGCTTAAACATTCGAGTGGGAAACCAGAAAACTTCAGGTTcttctgcatgtgtgtatcCATGGAAACCTCAAAGCCAATCAGAAGACAGGTCAAGCACCCCGTTGTCTTCCTCCACCATCCCAAACCAGCCCACCACCGCACACACAGCGGCATGCTGGGAGTCAGACCAGATCCTCACGGATCCGCTACGGCGCCGCCAGCGTTGCCTGGTCACACCAGAAGCAGCAAAAACCAGAGATTTCATTCACGTGAACTTTAGCGAGACACAAAAAAGCCCTTCACATCCTGAAGGTGCTGGTGGCCTCCTGTGGATTGTGTCTTGATGGTTCACATTAAATCAATGAAGCCTTTTGACCACGATTTTCTGTGAGTTGATTTTAAAGACCGTCAGCAGAGTCGCTGGTGTGACCAAACAGAATTGCTTCGTCCGTCATGAAAACCTCAAACAGCACAGGAGATTAACGAGACGCGGAAAAATCCTAAAGTTCTGTCTACATCTGAAGAGTGACGTGCTGAAAGCGGGGTGGAGGTGGCGGTTGTTGGTGGGTGTCGGTTCCCTACCTGGTCAGCAAGCTTTCCCAGCCTGTGAGGCTGCCGCAGCAGTCAGAGACGGGGGGGCGGAGACAAAACCAAGTATGAGAAATGTGGGCGGAGTTATGATTCAAAcaaggaaggacagaaggaaaacgtcaaaaatagGAAAACTCAACAAAACAAGCAACCGAGACTCGAGGAGTTCAGGCAGCGTTGGTTCATCAGCGGTTAGTTTAGTCTGTGGTTAGTTTAGTCTGTGGTTACACAAACCCGAGGCTGAAGAACTGAATCAAGTTAACGAGGCTGATAGTTTATGTGGGAACATTTATCATCTAAAATCTGGAGCCAGAAGAGAAAGGATCTGACACTAAATTAGAAATTCCACAATCGCCATGAATATGAATGGAAACTGAGGTTGAGAATGACACCTGAACTCTTAAAAATATAACCAGAAATGACAAGATGAAGCTGAAAGATCTGAAGGTTTgggatgaggagggtgaggaggagaacGCTGATCTAAGATTCTGGAGTTTACCAGCCGACGGTTCCGTAAACTCGACAATCTTTAAAAACGAGCCGACCAACAAAAACCCGGTTTCCTGCTTCTCTGACAAACTTCAGCTGTTGCTCCTCATGTGGAGCTTCATCCAAAAACAACCCTCACAAACCTTCGCAGGTCCGTTTCGTGGAGGTCAGAAAACTACAGTAAAAACCCCAAATCTGCATTAATGAACGAGGAGGTCAAGTTCAACACGAAACGTCCAAACGTCTAGTTCGCCGTTCCTAAAATCCACAACTTCCAGGCCGACCTGGACCAGACCGAGCGGGACGGAGCAGAAAGGCGTCCACCCACCTGCAGACAGATCGCCAGGTTGACCCGGCAGCCGAAGGAGGTGCTGACAGCTCTGGGGTGGAGGCCCAGGTCCTTAAAGAGTTTGGAGAAGGACTGCGTCAGCGCCGTCCTGGGACGCTCCTCCGCTACCACCACACACGTCCGGACCCGGGACAAGTCCAACCCTCGAGACTGAAGATCAGAAAAATTCAGCACCAAACCTTCTGTGAGCGGTTGCGTCAGAGCTTCTCAGGAGGGCGACCTTCAGAGCGTCCGTCTGCAGGCCCAGACTTTTAGTGCACAGCTCCATGACGCTGTAGGAGCAGAAGGTGTCCCGGACCTTGTACTGACTGACGGCCGACAGCCAGAGAGACGGGTTCACCTCCAGCTCGGACGGAGGGATGAggatggactggtgacccgagtagACGCTGcggagaggaaccagagagtTCGAACCAGCAACCAAAAAGCTTCGAAAGGAGGATTCTGCTGAACGTTTGTGCTTCCGTTGGTGATTATCTGACCTGCAAAGGCACCAGAGGACGAAGCCCAGGCCGCAGTACGGGTCCAGGCAGATGGCCACCTCCCTGGACGGATACAGCTCGCACTGCAGCTTGATGGAGCGGCAGAAGGCACTGGTGGAGGTGTGAGACAGCTGAGCAGGAGAAGGGGGTTCAGTTCAGCAACAAACAgcggtgagtgtgtgtgtggggggggggtgcacctTGACTCCAGCGAGCATGCCCGTGGTGGAGACGCTGAAGTCCAGGTACGCCAGCGTGTCAGAGATGGACGGTTTATGCAGCACAGGAGGTTTTTTCTTTGGCAAATCATCTGAAAGGAAGCAACAACCTGCTGCAATAACGTGGCTCACAGCAGGATTCAAACgtcccagcagctgcttctcGGACTCTGGAGgttcgggtgtgtgtgtgtgtgtgtgtgtgtgtgtgtgtacctgtgtccAGGACTGGAGGCCACGTGCGGACGTCGACGGCGGCGGACGCCTCCTTGGACCGGAGCAGTTTGCAGACGGTCTGTGAGGTCATCACGCAGACGGagcggctgacctgcagacacacagcgGAACAACCTGACGACCACCAACAACCGAGCCACAGCTCCGCCCCCAACGGCGGCGGAGGGACGAGGCCCCTCCCATTCCTTCGCTTCAACTGGCTGATGTCATCACGATGCTGTTGACAGGATCGTTAGCGTAGCGTGAAATGAAGATGATTCACCTCCACGATCATCTTGACCGTCGGCAGCGTGGTGGCGATGTTCTGAGGGTGGGGCGGGCGCACGGTGATCGGCACGCAGCCGGCGTAAAGGCAGCCATAATAGGCCGCGATGAGGTCGACGCCTGAAGGACGGGAGAGAcgtcaggaccaaacaccagtcacacagACAGGAGACTGGTCTGAACTGGTGTTTACCTGGAGGGTACACCAGCGCCACGTGGTCGCCGTCCTGGAGATGAGCTCGCTCCCCCAGCATGGCGGCGATCTTCTCTGCTCTCTTATGAAGCTGAAGACAGGTCAGAGAGCCGGCGATCGTACCCTGGAggaggcaacacacacacacacacacacacacacacacacacacgcgcgcacacacacacacacaccacacacacacacacacacacacacacacacacaccatctttaAAAGGATGACGAAGATGGCGATAGTTGGCTTTGGTGATGATCACGTGATCCTCTGAGATGCAGGAACAGAAATTGTGACATGACAatggcgtgtgtgtttgtgcgtgtgtgtgtgttgtgtgtgtgtgcgtgtgtgtgtgcagggtgcCTCACCCTTGCGTTGAGCAGAGTGTACAGGACGTGGTCTGGTGTGGTCTGTGCTCTCCACTGTAAGACctctgacaggaagaggaactgaaAAGATAAAAGTACACGTGAGCCTGTGGTgatcactcactcacacacacaccgtcacacacacacaccatcacacacacaccgtcacacacacaccttccttgCCTGGTCATTGTCTTCCATCTGGCCCAGATCCCTGCCGCTGGCCTGAGCAATCCTCTTCCCAGACACCAGATTCCCAACCATCACAGAGGCTGGACCAAtttctgaggaagaggaggtgaggagaggaggtgaggaggtgaggagaggagacgaagGGGCCACAGCCGTCTCGCTGCGGCAGCCTCGCCGTACCTGGTTGTTTCTGCCGCGGTTTTGGCAGGTTGGTGACGCAGGTGTGCGGACACATGAGCACGTTACAGGGGTGCAGCGCCCCCTCCAGGAAGAGCTGCTTGGTCTCTGACAGGTGGATGCCACCCAGAGGAGTCTTGGGCAGAGTGTTGGAGGGCACCAGAGCCAGGCAGTACACCCCCACCTGGTGAATACCGTCGATGGCCTGcagggaggaagatggagggtgACTCAGGTGAACGCGCCCCCTCAGGCGACCTGATCCGTGAGTACCTGCAGTACTCGGCTCATCCACTGGAAACTGTCCTCCTCCGTGGAGTCGGGCCGCTGCTCGGCCACCACCACGATGCGTTCATCGTGGAGCACCGTGATGGAGAACACGGCTATCCTGAAaggcagcagccacaggtgaCGCTCTTGTTCTGTCGGCTTCCTGTGCTACACCAGGACCCGGCGTTCCCGTACCTGCCCCTGTAGACGAACTTCATGGGCTCCACGGCGAGCGCCGTGGCCACGATGTCGTCGGCGCTGTGCCGTCGTCCTCCAACCGCCATCAACCCGTCCATTTTCCCCGCCACGAAGATGAGCCCCGCAGGTCCGATGAAGCCCAGCAGGCCCGTCCTGGTGAAGGGGAACTCGCTGATCGGAGCGCCACCGTTCGAAACCGGAAACACCTGCGGGAAGTTAAAACATCCCATTAAGAGGCTcaaaagagattaaaaacacaaaaacaattgTCTCACACTCACCTCAAACATGGTCTTGGTCATACCAGGCAGCCCATAGTAGCACGTCCCCGTGGCAACCGTGCAGACCACCAGCTCTCCGATCTCGTCAGCTCTGCAGAGGTGTGGAACTCCTTCTGCTTTCACCGCGCACATCAGAGCTGCGGGCGAGACGCCAAAGGGTTCAAGCATCTTTCTGCCTCCGCCCCGGGGACCCGTATCCCCGCTCTCACCTCCGGGCATCACCGAGCCCACGTCCTGCAGCGTGAGCACCGACAGCTTTTCCTCCGAGTCGATCCGGATCACGCCGTGGCTCAGATCCTGCATGGACAAAACGCCACGTCCGGGAGGAGCCACGCCCTCGTCCAggggcctggaggagcagaaacagccaATCAGGTCAGAGCACAGCTGGTGGAGGGAGGTCCTGCATCCCTGTATCGACCCGGGATTCGGGTTGGTGGGAATAACAAATGTAGCTAAAATATTTGTTAAATAAGGGGTTTattattttgtgtatttgtgtgcatgtgtttctgtcagtgcgtgtgtgtgtgtgtggaccttcTTATAGCTACAGTCAGAGCCTCGGGGGAGCTTGCACAGGGACATATGACCTCTGACTTGAGCCCTTTAGACTGGAAGACGTTGAGGAAGGCGTCGCAGGACGAGATGGACCCTGAAGGTGACGCAGGCAGAAGCAAACAGGGACGATCGTTAGGAGTTCCTCTCAGGCTGCTTATTTGAGCCCTGAGTTTTGTCTGGCAGGGTACATTTGGAGCGTAACAGGCGACAGTGTTGGGATTGACAGTCCTTACAGGGATTGGAACCATCAGCCACCACCAGCATGCGCAGCGAGCTGAGGTTGACGTCCCGCTGGTCCCGGTGAGCGACCAGGGCCCAGTGCATGTCCCGGGACTTCACACAGGCCACCTTAGCTGCACGTGGAACGTCACACATCCAATAACATTAAAATCAAAGAGTGATTGTAAGAATTAAAAGTGTCACAACTCAGCAGGATTGTCTCCTGTTCATTGATcataggggggtgggggggtctctaCTACCTTTGTACTGGCAGACCTTCTGGATCCAGGACAGAGGGTTGACCTTCATGAGGGCATAAGGGATGCTGATGACGTGCATCATGTTCATCACGCTCTGACACACGTGAGGAGAGACGAGATTAGTGCCGCTACCACTTCCACTCCTTCATCCTCAAGATTTGAGCCGTGTCTTACTGTTTGGACAGCGTGCCAGAGCCCCACGTCCTTCTTGAAGTCCAAAACATTCACGATTGTCTCAGCTGCAGGACGACAGGCAGGAGCATCACATCAGCTaagccaagtgtgtgtgtgtgtgtgtgtgtgtgtgtgtgtgtgcgtgcgttacCTTCGGTGTAGGAGCAGGACTGTGTGAGGGCCTGGCAGTGTGTGAGCATGGCTGTCCTGGTCACCGTCACACCCAGGACGCTGCCGTCCTTGCAGGTTTTATACTGGACCCATGATGAAAAgtaacatttaaaacaacatgAAACGAAGGAGGAGGAAAGTCTGTGAATCGTGTTCAGTCTTCAGGTCGATGTACCTCGATGTAGGCTGTGTCCTGGGTGGCGTCCTTGATATGTGGGAACCAGTCGCGCGGTGGTTTGCAGAGGTGTTTGGACTCTGTGACGAACCACAGCACCTTG from Takifugu flavidus isolate HTHZ2018 chromosome 15, ASM371156v2, whole genome shotgun sequence includes:
- the LOC130539183 gene encoding disco-interacting protein 2 homolog C isoform X5 — translated: MSPDSCRLGDITQKGYEKKRSKLIGAFFPQIQGMDLSIGQERRAPVTPSSSSRYHRRRSSGARDERYRSDVHTEAVQAALAKHKERKMAVPMPSKRRSLVVQTSMDAYTPPDTSSCSEGEGQGEGGEEEGGHGEEEDGGGDGGTISSQEGSISMGHWISRAIHGTSSTTTTTTSSTASSSSSSTHSGGSGPAGSKMADVLAQHVQITSQRFPRHHHHHHRHKTENYSAPPDVTSYTNNTSSSTTSDGIHVERTPGTPGTPGTAAHKQAPKYGNAELMETGDGVPVSSRVSAKIQQLVNTLKRPKRPPLREFFVDDFEELLEVQQPDPNQPKAEGAQMVAMQGEQLGVVTNWPPSLEAALQRWGTISPKAPCLTTMDTNGKPLHMLTYGKLWSRSVKVAYNLLHKLGNKQEPLVRPGDRVALVYPNNDPAAFMTAFYGCLLAEVVPVPIEVPLSRKDAGSQQIGFLLGSCEVTVALTSDACHKGLPKSPTGEIPQFKGWPKVLWFVTESKHLCKPPRDWFPHIKDATQDTAYIEYKTCKDGSVLGVTVTRTAMLTHCQALTQSCSYTEAETIVNVLDFKKDVGLWHAVQTSVMNMMHVISIPYALMKVNPLSWIQKVCQYKAKVACVKSRDMHWALVAHRDQRDVNLSSLRMLVVADGSNPWSISSCDAFLNVFQSKGLKSEVICPCASSPEALTVAIRRPLDEGVAPPGRGVLSMQDLSHGVIRIDSEEKLSVLTLQDVGSVMPGALMCAVKAEGVPHLCRADEIGELVVCTVATGTCYYGLPGMTKTMFEVFPVSNGGAPISEFPFTRTGLLGFIGPAGLIFVAGKMDGLMAVGGRRHSADDIVATALAVEPMKFVYRGRIAVFSITVLHDERIVVVAEQRPDSTEEDSFQWMSRVLQAIDGIHQVGVYCLALVPSNTLPKTPLGGIHLSETKQLFLEGALHPCNVLMCPHTCVTNLPKPRQKQPEIGPASVMVGNLVSGKRIAQASGRDLGQMEDNDQARKFLFLSEVLQWRAQTTPDHVLYTLLNARGTIAGSLTCLQLHKRAEKIAAMLGERAHLQDGDHVALVYPPGVDLIAAYYGCLYAGCVPITVRPPHPQNIATTLPTVKMIVEVSRSVCVMTSQTVCKLLRSKEASAAVDVRTWPPVLDTDDLPKKKPPVLHKPSISDTLAYLDFSVSTTGMLAGVKLSHTSTSAFCRSIKLQCELYPSREVAICLDPYCGLGFVLWCLCSVYSGHQSILIPPSELEVNPSLWLSAVSQYKVRDTFCSYSVMELCTKSLGLQTDALKSRGLDLSRVRTCVVVAEERPRTALTQSFSKLFKDLGLHPRAVSTSFGCRVNLAICLQPHRLGKLADQGTSGPDPTTVYVDMRALRHDRVRLVERGSPHSLPLMESGKILPGVRIIIANPETKGPMGESHLGEIWVHSGHNASGYFTVYGDEALQSDHFCSRLSFGDTQTVWARTGYLGFLRRTELTDASGERHDALYVVGALEEAMELRGMRYHPIDIETSVIRTHKSITECAVFTWTNLLVVVVELDGSEQEALDLVPLVTNVVLEEHYLIVGVVVVVDIGVIPINSRGEKQRMHLRDGFLADQLDPIYVAYNM